The genomic region AATTGGAATTCCAGGGATACGGATGCGTTTGAGAATCCTTGAGGGCACTGCGTTCTCGTCCATAGAATAAACACGATGACTTTGTTCACGACGATGAGGTCGTCTGTCTGAGCCTCTGTGCCTGCGATGACAACTCCGTTCAGATCAGGTCTGAAGACACGAGGTACATTacccccagccctccctgctTTGCCTCCTGACATGGCTCACTAccgtctgtcagagagatgaaTCAACTGAGGCACAATGTCTCGCTCCTGGCTGATCACGTGTCACTTAAGGGGACGGGGATTTATGGGAACGAGAGGGAAATGCAGAGGTAAGGGGTAATATTCGGCAATGAATGTCGTTCACAAAACTCAAATGGGTTTGATCGTGCACTGGTGTGCGACAAGTTTTTGAACACTGATTTTAATTTTataaaaacacaccacacacacatacacacagcggAGTCACACATGTATTTGAAGTAGTCCTGCATTTAGTGAAACAGGAATTTCTCCTTATttgaaggaaggaggaggagggaagaggaaggacAGAAAAACAAAGGGAGCAGATGAGTTTAAAGAAGCCTCTTGGCAGCAGAGTGTACTGTGAGGACTGTGATGTAATCTGTTGTagcaggctacacacacacacacacacacacacacacacacacacacacacacacacacacacacacacacacacacacacacacacacacacacacacacacaaagtgcccATAGAATGCTAGTTAgtaccaagaatgtgtgtgtgtgtgtgtgtgtgtgtgtgtgtgtgtgtgtgtgtgtgtgtgtgtgtgtgtgtgtgtgtgtgtgtgtgtatgtgtgtgtgtgtgtgtgtgtgtgtgtgtgtgtgtgtgtgtgtgtgtgtgtgtgtgtgtgtgtgaatttgggagcatgtgtgtgagacagataAGAATGAGAATGtgtatgttttatgtgtgtgtgtgtgtgtgtgtgtgtgtgtgtgtgtgtgtgtgtgtgtgtgtgtgtgtgtgtgtgtgtgtgtgtgtgtgtgtgtgtgtgtgtgtgtgtgtgtgtgtgtgtttatgcgtgtatGAGAGAGATAGCGTgagtgcctgtatgtgtgtgagcagcagagagaaagcgtgtgtgtgtgtgtgtgttgggagaaaAGCCCTGTCACAGCGGCTTAGGGACCTGGACAAAAAACATTAAACCGACAGGAAGTAAAGAGAATCTCTGACAGGAAGTAAAGAGAATCTCTGACAGGAAGTAAAGAGAAAGTCTGACAGGAAATACATTTTGGTTCTATGGAGATGTGTGGGCTGACTAAAGTTccagggggacacacacacacacaatcccacacacgcaatcccacacacgcacaaacacacacacacacacacacacgtcacacacacacacacacacacacacacacacacacacacacacacacacacacgcacacacacgcatacacacgcacacacacgcatacacccacacacacacccacacacacatgtgtgtgtccccctgCCCTATCTATATATGTGCCATCTCCTGTTTATTGCTATGCACTGTAGCACCCAAACCCTGAGCAGCCAGTGTGCCCACATTCATCACGCTGTATCTTTTTATGACCAATTTCTCCCTTTTGTGGCCACCATCCCTCATTGTGGTCCACAATACACTCAATACAAGCTGGAAATGCATGGATGCAATCCCCCTGTATGGCCTCATGTGCGTTATCGTGATGTGCAGAGTCACGCCATTTCTACCCAGCACCAGGATCCATTCATGGCTTGCGCCGTTGTGCTGTATGGGCTCTGTTGAGGTCCTGCGGGTCTGACTGCAGTCCCACCCCTCCCTGGTTTGGACTTGATTTGACTGTTTGGTACTATTCGCTATCAACATTCAGCAGAGGCTTTTCGACCATTTCAAAAGTATCCAAACAAAAATCGTGTTTTGATTTACTGTCATTAATGAGTGgtagggggtaagggggggtaAGGTCAACCTTTATTTGAGTATATCGTATAATACCATATGATACAGTATAATATGATTTCAGACATATACCATCAAGCATTATTCAATTTCATAAACTTATATTGCCCATCAAGTTGATATGCAGTATCACACAGTACCACACGCAGTATAATGCAATTCCATTGCATAATGGAATTGGATGGGGGCTCGTGGGGATacaattggggggggggggggggtgaatgacACACTGAGGACCTGGGAAGAGGGCGGGGTTTGGGGCAGAGGGTAGATGTAACGGCTACTAATATTGATGGGCTGTCACATGGAAGTGTTTTACGTTCACCTCCATGGGTGACATTGAGGATATGGTGGGGGGGTCCTTCTGGCCAGCACGCTAATGCaccgtgatgtgtgtgtgtgcgtgtgtgtgtgtttgtgtgtgtgtgtgtgtgtgtgtgtgtgtgtgtgtgtgtctgcgtgcgtgtaagggtactatgtgtgtttgtgcagggtGATTACATGACACAGTATTTAACCCTACAATACTTTGCAGCACCTTCTAGAATCAGTGAAATTAGTTTTACCTTGATCTGCAGTGTCAGAAATCAAGCTCTAGCTTTAACCCTCCTCGTAAGTTTCTGTGACTGACCCTGTCTGTCAATAAACAATCAGGGTTTTTTGCTCATTAAGGGGTTGTTTTACTCATATATACTGTTTTTCTATTTCAGTCTAGAGTCAACAACTCTGTCATCTGAcaattttagtgtgtgtgtgtgtgtgtgtgtgtgtgtgtgtgtgtgtgtgggggggggggctagaagatgtttgtgtttgtgtgtgtgtgtgtgtgtgtgtgtgtgtgtgtgtgtgtgtgtgtgtgtgtgtgtgtgtgtgtgtgtgtgtgtgtgtgtgtgtgtgtttgtgtgtgtgtgtgtgcgtgtgtttgtgtgtgagcaatGTGACTCATGAGCTAAAAGGGTCCGGCATTATAGAGTGTTCTCCTTATTTGTGTGACCACCCCCTgcacactcaggcacacacacacacacacacacacacacacacacacacacacacacacacacacacacacacacacacacacacacacacacacacaagctcacacccacacacacacacaaccgtgcacgcacacacgcgcacatacacacacagacacacacacgcacacacgcatagggACATCCATCAGCAGGGACAGGCAGCATTGACATGCATCAGAGGCAACACGTTCCTCTTGGGAGGCAAAatagaaagaggaaaaaaagaacaGATTAGCATTACAAAGCCAGGTAATAGTCAGGATATCACTTTGAGGAAATGTCACCTTAAATTCTGTTTTTTAGTATTCTGGATAGAAGTCCAGACAGATATGTCAAACCAGGGGACAATGAAAGACATTAGCAGTATACTTGTTGCAAATAGATCTTGTAAGGTAATGGGGAAAGTCATTAAACATATGAAATATATGGATATGCTAATTCATCATGCTAATCATACATAATGAAAACATACATATGCCAATATTCTCGCACGTTTGGGAGTGCTTAGTGATGTCTGTTGTATCAAGAATGCTCTTTTGGGAGGTCATAAGTGGGTgtttaatgaataataatactgCCATTACATTTAATTAAACTGCAGGTGTCAACTGCATTCCCGCTCATCATTTACAGCCTGACCATAGTCATGTATAATGGTTGTTAACTTGCACATTATGTTGGTATTCTGTCTTCCTCGGCTCTGATGATCACAGACCCACAATATTTGTCTGTGTACTTTGGTAGTACGTCATCTTTTGATTATTTTGACCTAATTAGTCTATTTATCTAATATTAGCCTGAGCTCGCCTACAGTGGCTGTCAGAAACAGTCCTTGTTCAcgatttgattgtgtgtgtgtgtgtgtgtgtgtgtgtgtgtgtgtgtgtgtgtgtgtgtgtgtgtgtgtgtgtgtgtgtgtgtatgtgtgtgtgtgtgtgtgtgtgtatgtgtgtgtgtgtgtgtgtgtgtgtgtgtgtgtgtgtgtgtgtgtgtgtgtgtgtgtgtgtgtgtgtgtgtgtgtgtgtgtgtgtgtgtgtgtgcgtgcgtgtgtgtgtgtttagaggtGAACATGAACACATCTGCTGGAGCCTTGGGGGCGGAGCTGAcggacgaggagaaggagatcaTCAACAGCGTGATCGCCCGGGCGTCCATGATGGAGAACATGGAGCAGCAGAGGATCAGGTGAGGAGGACGGAGGACCTCACCATCTGCCTTCTCTAcggaaggagatggaggagtggTAGGACATCCAAGCCGAGCAGATGTTGTGTGTGATGGATCTCATTGTGGGAGCTTTCCTCCACAATGCTCTGAAATCCGTTTCCAGAAGAGCGAGAATCTTGAAATCCGTTTCCAGAAGAGCGAGAATCTTAATCCAGAAGCTCTGAAACCGGATTCAAGGATGGGAACAATGTGCTTCTAGTATAATAGAGGTTCTTGAATTAATTGATCAATGAGCGGTACAGTGAAATTGTAAAATTTAAATGAAGAAGCTCGAGAATCAATTGCTAGAGTCTCTAAAATCGAATTTCGAAAGATTGCATAGTATTCTAGGGGCCGTAGAATACAGTCTGATTCCAGAAGATGTattccataaaaaaaatattctagAGGCCCTCAAATGTATTGTAGAAGATTGTGAATGGGGCTCTTGAGCAACTCTAATCTCAAACCTTCTAAATATGTCGATGTTTAGAATTTCAAGAGAATCCTCCtcttatatctctctctcgttccccctctccctccctccctccctctctctctccccctctccctcccccccagccgccTCTCCACCCGTCTGGATGACATCAGGAGGACGGCGTGTGGCGACGGCCAGTCCCGCTGCCTCCTGTGCGGGGAGGCGTTCGGACCGCAGGGGGTCTCGCCGGTGCTCTGTGTTCAGTGCAGAAAGGTGGGCGGATTAGATAAAGGGCATTATCAGACGACAGCGCACAACAGTGAACACAATGAAAAGCGCAGGTGAAAACGCGTGGGCAGAGTGCATACCgccaggggaaatgagagggtgCAGACAGTAGAGTGGGCTGTCGAGTCCTGGAATGATCTCTGTAGTGGCAGGGGCGGGCTGGGGGTTAATTGGCTGCGAgtgacacacactgtgtgtgtttctcgtCTTGTACACTTCCTgtgtcctgctgctgctcctggcttAATGCCAGCTGAACTGGAAAAGTGCATGTGCCGTGCACCTGCCACCAGGGACcaagctgtgtgcgtgtgtgttgcgtaCGTGGgtgcctgcgtgcatgcgtttgtgtgtatctcgcacgtgtgtatgtgtgtgtgtgtgtgtgtgtgtgtgtgtgtgtgtgtgtgtgtgcacatatatgTGTAGGTGCCTATaaaggtgtgtgaatgtgtttgtatgcacataaatgtgtatgtgcttaTAATgtatattgtctgtgtgtgtctatgcacatatgtgtgtgtgtgtgtgtgtgtgtgtgtgtgtgtgtgtgtgtgtgtgtgtgtgtgtgtgtgtgtgtgtgtgtgtgtgtgtgtgtgtgtgtgtgtgtgtgtgtgtgcagaacatGTGCAGTAAGTGCGGGATCTGCAGTCACAGCCGGTCATGTCCCGTGTGGCTCTGTCGGATCTGCAGCGAGCAGCAAGAGGTGAGCACCAATGAACCCATGAACACACGGACATCTTAacatgtgaagttacatgaatACATTAAcatatgaacacatgaatactTGATGATTCCTCCCCCATTCACTGTAAATAATCAAATAGATATAAAGTGAGCAACAATGGACAGATGAACAAGGACGACATTAGGAGCCCTTACTCAATCATAAGGCATTTTTAATAATGGTAAATATATCCTACCAGGAAAGCCCACTAAATACACTAAGCAAGTCATGTTTTTATTAATGCATAAGGATCTATTTGGATTTATTGCAacataaacaataataaatcacAATAAAAGTGAAGGTTATATCAGGgtcttctgtctttctgtcatgGCCTCCGGGTACACACCCTTAGATTAATTCAGTTTGGTGTCAATCATCCCAAGTACAAATCAataaacacacattgacatgcCCTGTTCcgaacaaacagacaaatacacaaccaAACAAGCAGAAAAACATCTTCAGCTAGGAACACTTAAACTAAAACCGCGAGATCTGACTTGATCATCAACAATATTTATCCAAGACAAATATGCTGCAAAGCCATTTGCTTGCAGACTTGGTTGTTCTCGTAGAACAGGATGTGAGAAGGATGTGAGAATTCACACACCTATGTTTTCACCTATTCTACATTTGCACAAATCAAGTGTTTGCAACATAATCCCCTTCAGACAGAGCCTCTACCCTGTGTCTTATCggttcctcccctcctctcttcagaTCCAGAAGCGTTCAGGGGCCTGGTTCTACAAGGGCCAGGCCCAGCAGGTGCTGCCTGGCCCACTGACCCTCACCGGGCCCAGCAAGCCCAGCAGGGAGACCAGGGCCCAGCAGAACCTCCGGGAACCAGCCCAGCAGACGATGGAGGCCAGCgaccaaccaccacaacaaggtTCTTATTGTGCAGCGGGTCTGGGTGTGTTGTGAGTGGAGCTGGGTTATACAGTAGCTGACATGGtagttgtatgtatatatactgtagccAACATGTTagttgtatgtatatgtactGTAGCTACCATGTTAgttgtatgtatatgtaatGAAGCTAACATGTtagcatgtatatatatatatatactgtagctTACATGTAAGCTGTATGTATACTGTAGCTAAAATGTtagttgtatgtatatatactgtgcATACGGTAGCTACGTGTCAgttgtatgtacagtatatttACTGTAGCAGACATGGATGCACTTGGATGATCGTTTATTGATCTCCCGGGGCCTGAAGAGTGtggtacatgtgtgtatgcttgtgtttgtgtgtgtgtgtgtgtgtgtgtgcgtgtgtgcgtgcgtgcgtgcgtgtgtgcgtgcatgcgtgtgtgcatgtgagtgtgtgtgtgtttatgtgttcatGAATGATGACCGTTGTCCTCATGATCCCAGAGCCACAACAGAGACCCAGTGGGCCAGAACACGGGTACTCTGGACCCCGCACTGGACCCTCAGCAGGGGCCAATGGTGACAGACGACAGCCCTCTGGACCAACCACGGGGAGAACTACCAACGCAGAGAGAACTACCAACGCAGAGAGACCTACAAACGCAGAGAGAACTACCAACGCAGAGAGAACTACCAACGCAGAGAGACCTACAAATGCAGAGAGAACTACAAATGCAGAGAGAGCTACAAATGCAGAGAGAACTACGAATGCAGAGAGACCTACAACCATGGAGAAAgctacccccctccccaaaccaACCCCGGCCAGGTCACAATTGGGGACTGCGCCGAACACAGTCCAACTAGGCCAACACAAGGGTGAATTTAAACACATCCCATCAGTATTGTTGTATTTTATCAAACATATGTTTTTGAAGCTACCTCATTTGTTTCCTTCAGGGAAATGGGTGGCAAACATTTTGTGAATAGATGTACATTATTGTGACGCTGTTGTGCTGTCTCTGTCGCTGTTCTAACTCCCCAAGCCCCTGCGGCAGATGTGGAAAGTAGCTCCCTCGAGAGGTGCACCACAGCGCCCTCTTCAGGCGTCATGATGAAAACACAGCCGCTCGTTTCCTCTACCCCATCAGCgcgtactgctgctgctgctgctagtcCCTCGCCAGGCCGAGTCGCGCCTCAGCAGACCGAAGAGGATGAGGTTGACTACGACTCTGATGAGTCCAGTAAGATTAAAATGAAATATTTCATATTCGACATtaattatatataaattataaattgcTAAAtgatattatattgatataatataatatcatttAAAAATGACGTTATTTTGTCATCATTGTATATAGTATGTATATTTGTGAGATTCGTAAAAAATCGAACTATCTTCTATATGTATAAAGTACTTTTAGCTAGGAAGGCTACGCTATTAGATTCTGGAGTTACACTACTACAGTGTCTGATTaaagcctttttttttgtaaataagtAGCCCTAAGCTAATGTTACATTATACCTTATACTTCACTTAAGATTAGTTGACTACATATTAAGGTACCATAATGTGTCCTAAAACGtcccttgtgtgtttgtttgtggttgtgtttgtctgttgtaGCTACTCTGGGCTTACTAGAGTTCTCCCTCCTCTACGAACAGGAGACCCATGCTCTACACTGCTGCATTGTCAAAGCCAAGGtgaacaaacacgcacgcacaccctcacacgcacgtacaaacacacacgatcTGACAAacgccctcccacacacacacacacatatggaaggTCAGTCAATAGCAATAGCCCTCTTGCTGCTTGCGGTATGTCGATGTTTCAGGTCGGACAGTGAGAGCATGTAAGAACGTGATGAACATTTAAACGTCAAGAATAATCTCCATTGTTCAAATAGGATGGGAGAAAgatacacaaagacagagagaaagtgagagagatgtTTCCCCGGGCATAAACGTCCACTACATGCTGCTGAGTTAGATTACCTCGACCCCTATAGGACGCCACTCTGAATTGTAATCTTCAGATCTAAGTATGAAAAGATTTATTTAGCAGAACAGCAGAACAAGAGAATCCACAAAGCATGTCAAATCATTCTCCTGAGCTCTCTTAGTCTTGCAGGCTTTGTTATAGAGGGTGTGTTCAGGACATCTCCATAAACCCCTTCAGGGCCATAAAGCTACCATAAAGTGCATCCCCAGCTCAGGCAACTATCCGTGGGATAGGGCTCAACGAGTATCCGCAACAAAATGGTGGACAAAATAGTGCAGCAGTCTAAAGGACAGCCGAGCACACTGTGTAAGGATACTATGGAGACATCTGTGAATGCATATAGAACATATGtatttgttgtcattgcacaGGATACAACGAAATTGGATGGCAGTCCTCTTGGTGCTTTATAAATAGAGttctaaaaataatataaaacaaaacatcgtCCAGCCATTCACAGACAACCACTCTCTACCCTCCCACATCtccacatcctcacacacacattacatccACATGCATCCTCCAGTGCACACTTAAAGCGGCAGTGAGGTAGCATGGAAAAAGTGCATACAGTGCATACAGTCTGACACTGGGCTTAGTCTCTAAGCTCTGGTAAGAGCCGCGTGTGAAGGTGACTGGAAGTGTTCCGTGTCCGTATTACGGGGGGGTATATGGGGGGCATATGCACACTTTGCATATGCATTTGCATATTGTCATGTGCCATTACCCCCCTCGCTCATGGGCCTTCCCAAACTGTGGTCGTCTTCAGGGTCTGAAGCCGATGGACTCCAACGGGCTGGCCGACCCCTACGTGAAGCTGCACCTGCTGCCTGGAGCTAGCAAGGTATCCCCTGCTGCCTACGGCGGATTATTAGTGATTATTCATTAGAAATATTGGTTTGGTTATCTTGCTTTCAAAACCCCCCCACCCATATCTTACCTCCCCCACATTTGtatctatattttatattgttttaattaattattcaagAATAAATACGATTTGTATTTCAGAATATAAAAATCTCAAACATTTCATCTACATTTGTCTGactcctcttttctctcctttctctcctcctttctcttctctctcctttccactcctctctcgtttctctctcctcactcctctctccttcgtctctcctcctgtctcctgtcttctctcttctcccctctctcctcctctcctctcgtcgcTCATCTCTCCTTATCCTGTGTCGTTCAGTCTAATAAAC from Gadus morhua chromosome 19, gadMor3.0, whole genome shotgun sequence harbors:
- the rph3aa gene encoding double C2-like domain-containing protein beta; this translates as MNTSAGALGAELTDEEKEIINSVIARASMMENMEQQRISRLSTRLDDIRRTACGDGQSRCLLCGEAFGPQGVSPVLCVQCRKNMCSKCGICSHSRSCPVWLCRICSEQQEIQKRSGAWFYKGQAQQVLPGPLTLTGPSKPSRETRAQQNLREPAQQTMEASDQPPQQEPQQRPSGPEHGYSGPRTGPSAGANGDRRQPSGPTTGRTTNAERTTNAERPTNAERTTNAERTTNAERPTNAERTTNAERATNAERTTNAERPTTMEKATPLPKPTPARSQLGTAPNTVQLGQHKAPAADVESSSLERCTTAPSSGVMMKTQPLVSSTPSARTAAAAASPSPGRVAPQQTEEDEVDYDSDESTTLGLLEFSLLYEQETHALHCCIVKAKGLKPMDSNGLADPYVKLHLLPGASKSNKLRTKTLKHTLNPVWNETLVYHGITDEEMTRKSLRLAVSDEDKFGHNEFIGETRVALKKLKFNQKKNFSVCLERVVQVKKAQGGSARGMALYEDDGKDGESSEERGRVQVSLHYDSRQGRLVVGVVRCAHLAAMDSNGYSDPFVKVCLKPDMGKKAKNKTQTKKKTLNPEYNEEFSYEIKHGELAKKTLDISVWDYDMGKSNDFIGGCQLGIQAKGECLKHWYECLKNKDKKIERWHVLLNDDPAKFED